A region from the Prevotella melaninogenica genome encodes:
- a CDS encoding SusC/RagA family TonB-linked outer membrane protein, whose translation MNRQYILTRSLVCCLLVIGVTDVANAQRRHKAITTEQRQPLFLVNDTLPVIGSMAKVGEKQMNKGLVNSAINALSGQAVGVNVVTNGQDRMAMLTSVRVRGTTSLTGGNDPLVLIDGVSSDLATLSTIYPADIESFTILKNASETSKYGSRGASGVIEVKTRRGNGSKFQIYYDGAVGFDKVYKRLRMLNAAEYISAAKALGLDYVDKGYDTDFQKEIVRIGFVNSHHVAFSGGSDKSNYRASLGYVRGQTVIKTKDYNNFMAKLDISQFAFDEKLKIDFGVFGSSQQDEKIFDLQALSYSIAAMNPTLPFHKTGNGWQRNGNASQIGPTEPLLFERNDEKNLTFNSHLQLSLQLTHNLQLAALGSYSYTSTENGRFAPTWVWAQGLAYRGERKTEDMLGNISLDWKYRWGINNLSATILAEYQKKKIAAFWTQVKGLTNNYFGYDNLGAASDRPYGGTGSSYADPSLASFMGTLTYTLLDRYTLNLTTRADGSSMVGKDHTWGIFPSISATWDMKKESFLRNNKSISLLNLRTGYGQSGNLGGISSYLTLKQYIPVGLIPYNGTPTVTMGTLRNSNPDLRWETRSTFNIGADLGFFKNRLLLTAEYYYSKTTDMLYEYDVPVPTFAFDKLLANIGSMSNSGFELGIGIVPISKKDMELNVNINMAWQKNKLLSLNGKLNGRDMTASDITPIGGMNGAGFHGGYNDIIYQIVGQPLGVFYLPHCKGIVDNGHGHNKYDIADLNNDNVIDLSDHGDRYVAGQATPKMTLGSNISFRYKVFDISLQMNGAFGHKIFNGTALSYLNMSNFPDYNVLAEAPARNIVDQNVTDYWLERGDYLNFDYLTIGWNTPVRNKYISSLRVSFSINNLATITSYSGLTPIINSYVVDNTLGIDDKRTYPPYRTYSIGVSIKF comes from the coding sequence ATGAATAGACAATACATTCTAACCCGCTCTCTTGTTTGCTGCCTTTTGGTAATTGGTGTTACAGATGTTGCCAATGCACAGAGACGACATAAAGCGATCACTACAGAGCAAAGGCAGCCATTATTCCTCGTCAATGACACCCTTCCTGTTATCGGCTCAATGGCAAAAGTGGGTGAAAAGCAGATGAATAAAGGTTTAGTTAATTCTGCTATCAATGCCCTTTCAGGACAAGCTGTCGGTGTAAATGTCGTTACGAATGGTCAGGACCGTATGGCAATGTTGACGAGTGTGCGCGTTCGTGGTACCACATCACTTACTGGTGGTAACGACCCTCTGGTCCTCATTGATGGTGTTTCAAGTGATTTGGCAACGCTATCTACTATTTACCCAGCTGATATAGAGAGCTTTACTATTCTTAAAAATGCGTCAGAAACATCTAAGTATGGTTCACGAGGAGCATCGGGTGTTATTGAGGTAAAGACAAGGCGTGGAAATGGTAGTAAGTTCCAGATTTATTATGATGGAGCAGTAGGCTTTGATAAAGTATACAAACGTCTTCGTATGCTGAATGCAGCAGAGTATATTAGTGCTGCAAAAGCTTTAGGGTTAGATTACGTTGACAAAGGTTATGACACTGATTTTCAGAAAGAAATAGTACGAATAGGATTTGTCAATTCACATCATGTGGCTTTTAGTGGAGGTAGTGACAAATCCAACTATCGTGCCTCATTAGGCTATGTGCGTGGACAGACGGTTATAAAAACTAAGGATTACAATAACTTCATGGCTAAGTTGGATATCTCGCAGTTTGCCTTTGACGAGAAGTTAAAGATAGACTTTGGTGTATTCGGATCATCCCAACAAGATGAAAAGATATTCGATCTTCAGGCACTTTCCTATTCTATCGCCGCAATGAATCCAACACTCCCATTCCACAAAACAGGAAACGGCTGGCAGAGGAATGGCAATGCATCACAGATAGGACCGACAGAACCATTGCTGTTTGAGCGTAACGATGAAAAGAATCTTACGTTCAATTCACATCTGCAGTTGTCCTTACAGCTAACACATAACCTTCAGTTAGCAGCCTTAGGTTCCTATTCTTACACCTCAACGGAGAACGGACGATTTGCTCCGACATGGGTATGGGCGCAAGGATTAGCATATAGAGGAGAACGAAAGACCGAAGATATGTTAGGTAACATCTCTCTTGATTGGAAATATCGTTGGGGGATTAACAATTTATCTGCCACCATTCTTGCTGAATATCAGAAGAAAAAGATAGCAGCTTTTTGGACACAAGTAAAGGGATTAACCAACAATTACTTTGGTTATGACAATCTTGGGGCTGCTTCTGACCGTCCTTATGGAGGAACTGGTAGTAGTTATGCTGACCCAAGTCTTGCCTCTTTTATGGGTACACTTACCTACACACTACTCGACCGATACACACTGAATCTGACAACACGTGCAGATGGTTCGTCAATGGTTGGCAAAGACCATACATGGGGCATCTTCCCTTCTATCTCAGCGACTTGGGATATGAAGAAAGAAAGTTTCCTACGTAACAATAAGAGCATTAGTCTTCTGAACTTACGAACAGGCTATGGTCAGTCAGGAAACCTTGGTGGAATCAGTTCTTATCTGACTTTAAAACAGTATATTCCGGTTGGTTTAATCCCATATAATGGAACACCAACGGTCACAATGGGTACCCTACGAAATAGTAATCCTGACCTACGTTGGGAAACACGTAGCACCTTTAATATTGGTGCTGACCTCGGTTTCTTCAAAAATCGATTATTGCTCACAGCAGAGTATTACTATTCTAAGACAACTGATATGCTTTATGAATATGACGTACCAGTACCAACTTTTGCCTTTGATAAGCTGCTGGCAAATATCGGTTCAATGTCTAATAGTGGTTTTGAGTTGGGCATAGGCATCGTTCCTATCTCAAAGAAAGACATGGAACTCAATGTCAACATTAATATGGCATGGCAAAAGAATAAACTCCTCTCCCTCAATGGCAAACTCAATGGAAGGGATATGACAGCATCAGATATTACTCCTATCGGTGGCATGAATGGTGCCGGTTTCCATGGCGGTTATAATGATATTATTTATCAGATAGTAGGTCAACCGTTAGGTGTTTTCTATCTTCCTCATTGCAAAGGAATCGTTGACAACGGACATGGACACAACAAATACGACATTGCAGATTTGAATAATGATAACGTAATCGACCTCAGTGACCATGGTGACAGATATGTTGCAGGACAGGCTACACCAAAGATGACTTTGGGTTCAAACATAAGTTTCAGATACAAAGTCTTCGACATCTCTTTGCAGATGAATGGTGCTTTTGGTCATAAGATATTTAATGGTACAGCCCTTTCTTATCTGAATATGTCGAATTTCCCAGACTATAACGTCCTTGCAGAAGCTCCAGCACGCAATATCGTTGATCAAAACGTGACTGACTATTGGTTGGAACGTGGTGATTATCTGAACTTCGATTATCTTACAATCGGTTGGAACACACCCGTTAGAAACAAATATATCAGCTCATTACGTGTATCTTTCAGCATCAATAACCTCGCAACAATTACAAGCTATAGTGGTTTGACACCGATTATTAATAGCTATGTAGTGGATAACACCTTAGGTATTGATGACAAGCGCACCTATCCCCCTTATCGTACTTACTCTATCGGAGTAAGCATTAAGTTCTAA
- a CDS encoding RagB/SusD family nutrient uptake outer membrane protein has protein sequence MKYLLRPLLFFSILTLTGCLDENSKDSLDEQHTYTTDRDVYVNTVATLYNYIGSDKDSEGLQGTYRGVYDYNTFTTDEAIIPVRGGDWYDGGFWADLYTHNWAEDSKPLYDTWKYLYKVIVFSNDALTTIDKHKQLLTDEQYKAYRAEVRAIRALYYYYLMDMFGNIPLVTTADESTENVEQASRPEVYRFIVKELQEVTPLLPTGHSNLLGKNYGRVTRSVANFLLAKLMLNGEVYSDADWTDNQQPNGKQTYFTINGQQMNIWQACKYYCDKVTADGFTLAANYLSNFSVNNENSPENIFTIPLDKHLYKSQFQYLFRSRHYSHGGAFGTSSENGACATISTVKTFGYGTSNVDKRYAYNLYSDTVRVDGNIIYLEDGKPLVYMPLAVELNLTNSPYIKTAGARMAKYEVDRNAFNDGKSPDNDIVLFRYADVLLMKAEAAVRNGESGNTELNLVRSRSGMGNRTATLDNILAERLMELMWEGWRRNDLIRFNRFHQSYDLRTAPETEADRHTIVFPIPSRALDLNEKLKQNKGYQR, from the coding sequence ATGAAATACTTACTTCGACCTCTACTTTTTTTTAGCATCCTCACGTTAACTGGTTGTCTGGACGAGAATAGCAAAGACAGCCTCGATGAACAACATACCTACACGACAGATAGAGATGTATATGTCAATACTGTAGCTACTTTGTATAACTACATAGGAAGTGATAAAGACAGTGAGGGATTACAAGGTACTTATCGTGGTGTATATGATTATAATACGTTCACAACCGATGAAGCAATCATACCTGTCCGTGGTGGAGACTGGTATGATGGAGGGTTTTGGGCTGATTTATATACTCATAACTGGGCAGAAGACAGTAAACCGCTCTACGATACATGGAAATATCTCTATAAAGTAATTGTATTCAGTAATGATGCACTTACAACTATCGACAAACATAAACAACTGCTTACAGATGAGCAGTACAAGGCTTATAGGGCTGAGGTTAGGGCTATCCGTGCCTTATACTACTATTACCTTATGGATATGTTTGGAAATATACCATTAGTAACTACGGCTGACGAAAGTACTGAAAACGTAGAACAAGCAAGTCGCCCTGAGGTATATCGGTTTATTGTAAAAGAACTACAAGAAGTCACCCCACTGCTTCCGACAGGTCATAGTAACCTTCTTGGCAAGAACTATGGACGTGTAACACGTTCTGTAGCCAACTTCCTTCTTGCTAAGTTGATGCTGAATGGGGAGGTTTATTCTGATGCTGATTGGACAGATAATCAACAACCTAATGGTAAGCAAACCTACTTTACTATCAATGGTCAGCAGATGAATATATGGCAAGCCTGCAAATATTACTGCGATAAGGTGACTGCTGATGGCTTTACCTTAGCAGCCAATTATCTCAGCAACTTCTCTGTTAACAACGAGAATTCACCAGAGAATATCTTTACTATCCCACTCGACAAACACCTTTACAAGAGCCAATTCCAGTATCTCTTCCGCTCTCGTCACTACTCACATGGCGGTGCCTTCGGTACAAGCTCTGAGAATGGAGCCTGCGCAACTATTTCAACAGTGAAGACTTTCGGCTATGGTACCAGTAATGTTGATAAGCGATATGCTTATAACCTCTACTCTGACACTGTTCGGGTAGATGGAAATATCATATATTTAGAGGATGGCAAACCACTTGTTTATATGCCACTTGCTGTAGAGTTAAATCTCACTAACAGCCCATATATTAAGACGGCAGGGGCAAGAATGGCTAAATATGAGGTGGACCGCAACGCCTTTAACGATGGTAAAAGCCCAGACAACGACATTGTTCTCTTCCGTTATGCCGATGTATTGCTAATGAAGGCTGAAGCTGCTGTACGCAACGGAGAGAGTGGTAATACTGAACTCAACCTCGTTCGCAGCCGTAGTGGCATGGGAAATAGAACTGCTACATTAGATAACATTCTTGCTGAACGCCTGATGGAACTTATGTGGGAGGGCTGGCGTCGTAATGACCTCATCCGCTTCAATCGTTTCCATCAGTCCTATGACCTTCGTACTGCACCCGAAACAGAAGCCGACCGTCATACTATCGTCTTCCCTATCCCATCACGTGCATTAGACCTCAACGAAAAATTGAAACAGAATAAAGGTTATCAACGCTAA
- a CDS encoding C1 family peptidase — MKKNMLIACGLLACVLTLQAQTKDGGIDAQMMQQIQKAGLTTSDRALSNAIATNSIDDLARNFRNSGPVDTYFSVETPKQNIQDQKSSGRCWLFTGLNVLRANFAHRHKDTLKVEYSHVYLSFYDQLEKANLMLQGVIDNAGKPFEDTRVQFFFKNPISDGGTFCGVSDLVEKYGVVPMEVMPETYSAENTSRMAKIVSSKLREYGLELRKMVADKKSKAAIKARKTEMLGSIYRILVLSLGEPVKTFTFAFKDKNGKQIGKAKTYTPQEFYKETVGGPLNGTFIMAMNDPRRPYYKTYEIEYDRHTYDGHNWKYVNLPMEDIAKMAIASLKDSTKMYTSYDVGKQLDRKRGYLDLDNYDYATLFGTTFPMNKAERIATFDSGSTHAMTLTAVDLDENGQPKKWKVENSWGATYGQNGCLIMSNPWFNEYTFRLVVDNKYVPENIMKVAQQKPIMVVPEDPLFQEDM; from the coding sequence ATGAAGAAGAATATGTTAATTGCTTGTGGCTTGTTGGCTTGTGTACTCACACTTCAGGCACAGACGAAAGATGGTGGTATTGATGCGCAGATGATGCAGCAGATTCAGAAGGCTGGATTAACTACATCCGATCGTGCTTTATCGAATGCAATCGCCACAAACTCTATTGATGACCTTGCTCGTAATTTTCGCAACTCAGGACCTGTGGACACCTATTTCAGTGTAGAAACACCGAAACAGAACATTCAGGACCAGAAAAGTTCGGGTCGTTGCTGGCTCTTTACGGGATTGAACGTGCTACGTGCTAACTTTGCTCATCGTCACAAGGATACGCTGAAGGTGGAGTATTCTCACGTTTATCTCTCTTTCTATGACCAGTTAGAGAAGGCAAACTTGATGTTGCAGGGGGTGATTGACAATGCTGGAAAGCCATTTGAGGATACACGCGTGCAGTTCTTCTTTAAGAATCCTATCAGTGATGGTGGTACGTTCTGCGGTGTTTCGGACTTGGTTGAGAAGTATGGTGTTGTTCCAATGGAAGTGATGCCAGAGACTTATTCGGCTGAAAACACCTCTCGAATGGCAAAGATTGTGTCATCAAAACTGCGTGAATACGGTCTCGAACTGCGTAAGATGGTTGCCGACAAGAAGTCAAAGGCTGCTATCAAGGCACGTAAAACAGAGATGTTAGGCAGTATCTATCGCATTTTAGTGCTTTCTTTGGGCGAACCAGTAAAGACTTTCACCTTTGCTTTCAAGGATAAGAACGGTAAGCAGATTGGTAAGGCAAAGACCTATACACCGCAAGAATTCTATAAGGAGACTGTGGGTGGTCCACTCAATGGAACCTTTATTATGGCAATGAACGACCCACGTCGTCCTTATTATAAGACATACGAAATTGAGTACGACCGCCATACATACGATGGTCATAACTGGAAATATGTGAATCTCCCAATGGAAGATATTGCAAAGATGGCAATCGCTTCGTTGAAGGATTCAACAAAGATGTACACCAGTTATGATGTTGGTAAGCAGCTTGATCGTAAGCGTGGTTATCTTGATCTTGATAATTATGATTATGCTACGCTTTTCGGAACAACATTCCCTATGAATAAGGCTGAACGTATTGCAACTTTCGATAGTGGTTCTACGCATGCAATGACACTCACAGCAGTAGACTTAGATGAGAATGGTCAGCCAAAGAAGTGGAAGGTGGAGAATTCTTGGGGTGCTACTTATGGTCAAAATGGCTGTTTAATTATGAGTAATCCTTGGTTCAATGAATATACTTTCCGTTTGGTTGTAGACAACAAATATGTTCCTGAGAACATTATGAAGGTTGCCCAGCAGAAACCAATTATGGTTGTTCCTGAGGACCCATTGTTCCAAGAGGATATGTAA
- a CDS encoding IS4 family transposase, which yields MDAKLDNLSEISKLLSVKSKMNSDILSLFSKFGLGRLLCRLSLEKHDGISAVQLILSLCLFRINGETIHSIYKKNFYHLLTTGKNCYYRMMIRQTMNWRRLLSYTVLRFECILRKNGIQTESENSCVIFDDTTLEKTGKKFEHITKVFDHVRMNYVLGYKLLLCLFFDGKSSLPFDFSIHEELGKKGDGGLGKKALRSRFSKRRMKESPAYERNQECGMSKMDSAIRMLQRMWKSGIHPHYALADSWFACEKFIEEIRRVGNGAIHYIGLAKMGKTKYFVENKRHNAAELVAMYARRTKCCRKYKCQYIELRGCLGNIPVRIYLIRYGRRQTWNIMLSTDLSISFVRAFELYQIRWNIEVVNKETKGHLGLGSYMGRDFDGQIADATLCYITYIVMSLEKRMSKYETMGELFADMEEDVMALTLWHRVLKCIERLLATLCDVLGFSVSEIGQLIVTDSEMRNNFEIMVKALEDRQQEKLTTVNIF from the coding sequence ATGGATGCAAAATTAGACAATTTAAGCGAGATATCCAAGCTTTTAAGTGTTAAAAGTAAGATGAATAGCGATATTCTCTCACTTTTCTCAAAATTTGGTCTTGGACGTCTACTCTGTAGGCTTTCTTTGGAGAAACACGATGGTATCTCCGCTGTTCAACTGATTCTTTCCCTTTGTCTTTTCCGTATTAATGGTGAGACGATACACTCCATATACAAGAAGAATTTCTACCATCTTCTCACCACTGGAAAGAACTGCTATTATCGTATGATGATCAGGCAGACAATGAATTGGCGTCGTTTGCTTAGCTATACTGTTCTTCGTTTTGAATGCATTCTCCGGAAGAATGGCATTCAGACAGAGAGCGAAAACTCCTGTGTCATATTTGACGATACAACCTTGGAAAAGACTGGTAAGAAGTTTGAGCATATCACCAAGGTTTTTGACCATGTGCGAATGAACTATGTCCTAGGCTACAAGCTTCTTTTGTGCCTGTTCTTCGATGGTAAGTCCTCTCTGCCGTTCGACTTCTCCATCCATGAGGAATTAGGAAAGAAAGGGGACGGTGGACTTGGCAAGAAGGCACTCCGCAGCAGATTCTCCAAGAGACGCATGAAAGAGAGCCCAGCGTATGAGCGGAATCAAGAGTGCGGTATGAGCAAGATGGACTCAGCCATAAGGATGCTCCAGCGCATGTGGAAGAGTGGTATTCATCCCCATTATGCCTTGGCGGATAGTTGGTTTGCCTGCGAGAAGTTCATTGAGGAAATCAGGAGAGTAGGCAACGGAGCTATACACTACATTGGTCTTGCAAAGATGGGAAAGACAAAGTACTTTGTGGAGAATAAGCGACACAATGCCGCTGAGCTCGTAGCAATGTATGCAAGACGTACCAAATGCTGCCGAAAGTACAAGTGTCAGTACATTGAGTTGAGGGGTTGTTTGGGGAATATACCAGTCAGGATATACCTGATTAGATATGGACGTCGACAGACTTGGAATATCATGCTTAGTACGGATCTATCGATAAGCTTTGTGCGTGCCTTCGAGTTATACCAGATACGATGGAACATTGAAGTGGTCAACAAGGAGACAAAGGGACATCTCGGACTCGGCTCATACATGGGGAGAGACTTTGATGGTCAGATTGCTGATGCAACGCTCTGCTACATTACATATATCGTGATGTCGTTAGAAAAACGGATGTCAAAGTATGAGACCATGGGTGAATTGTTTGCTGACATGGAAGAAGATGTCATGGCACTTACGTTATGGCATCGTGTGCTGAAGTGCATAGAGAGGTTGCTTGCTACTCTTTGTGACGTTCTTGGGTTCTCTGTTAGTGAGATAGGGCAGTTAATAGTCACCGACTCAGAAATGCGGAACAACTTTGAGATTATGGTCAAAGCATTGGAAGACAGGCAACAAGAAAAGCTCACAACCGTAAACATATTTTAG
- a CDS encoding histidine-type phosphatase, producing the protein MRKQITLLCMMAFLSSLHVTAQSFRKYIDAKPELSASNGVAYPTPSGKLTPPPAGYVPVYISHYGRHGSRYPLSRQDYTRPLQVLERADSAGVLSEKGRETMGKICRMYAESYKRWGELTPLGAEQHKQIARRMFKRFPSVFRDSVWVDAKSTVVIRCILSMENALQELLRQNPHLRIRHDASEHDMYYMNFSDKKLAQQKESEEVKETMKDWEKRNMNYQPLMSRLFKNADYVNKNVNAEQLITDLFSLAGFVQNSDIRYSLSLYDIFTPDERYRLWQRTNVWWYLHFAGAPQSGAKQPFSQRNLLRNIITEADSCLALPHPGATLRFGHETMVMPLACLLDLNGSYVQVFQVDSLEAKGWIGSRIFPMAANIQFVFYKNPKNPKADVLVKALLNEEEATLPLPSTSKSYYYKWSDFRRFFLNLINSYHD; encoded by the coding sequence ATGAGAAAACAAATCACTCTGCTGTGTATGATGGCTTTTCTGTCTTCGTTACATGTGACAGCACAGTCATTCAGAAAATATATTGATGCGAAGCCAGAACTATCTGCAAGTAATGGGGTAGCCTATCCTACGCCTTCAGGAAAACTTACGCCACCTCCTGCTGGCTATGTCCCAGTCTATATCTCTCACTATGGACGGCATGGCTCACGTTATCCTTTATCACGGCAAGACTATACTCGACCGCTGCAGGTGCTTGAGCGAGCTGATTCGGCAGGCGTACTCAGTGAGAAAGGTAGGGAAACAATGGGTAAGATATGTCGTATGTATGCTGAGTCATACAAGCGTTGGGGAGAGTTGACACCATTGGGTGCTGAGCAGCATAAGCAGATTGCACGACGAATGTTTAAACGTTTCCCATCTGTATTTCGTGATTCTGTGTGGGTGGATGCCAAGTCAACGGTGGTTATCCGTTGTATTCTATCCATGGAGAATGCCCTACAGGAACTCTTGCGACAGAATCCTCATTTGCGAATTCGCCATGATGCGAGTGAGCATGATATGTATTACATGAACTTTTCAGACAAGAAACTTGCTCAACAAAAGGAGAGTGAGGAGGTCAAAGAAACTATGAAGGATTGGGAGAAACGCAATATGAATTATCAGCCATTGATGTCCCGCCTTTTTAAAAATGCTGATTATGTTAACAAGAATGTCAATGCAGAGCAGCTGATAACCGACCTCTTTAGCCTTGCTGGTTTCGTGCAGAACTCGGATATACGTTATTCGTTATCGCTATATGATATTTTTACGCCTGATGAACGTTATCGTCTTTGGCAGCGAACCAATGTTTGGTGGTATCTACACTTTGCAGGTGCACCTCAGAGTGGTGCTAAACAGCCTTTCTCTCAGCGTAATCTCTTGCGTAATATTATCACTGAAGCAGATTCTTGTCTTGCGCTTCCACATCCAGGAGCTACACTTCGCTTCGGACATGAAACAATGGTTATGCCATTGGCCTGTCTGCTCGATTTAAATGGAAGTTACGTACAAGTGTTTCAGGTTGATAGTCTTGAAGCAAAGGGTTGGATAGGTTCACGTATTTTCCCGATGGCAGCTAATATTCAGTTTGTGTTCTATAAGAACCCAAAGAACCCAAAGGCAGACGTTCTTGTAAAGGCACTGCTCAATGAGGAAGAAGCGACGCTACCATTGCCTTCGACCTCTAAATCTTATTACTATAAGTGGAGTGATTTCAGACGTTTCTTTTTGAATCTGATTAATAGTTATCATGATTAG